In Perca flavescens isolate YP-PL-M2 chromosome 7, PFLA_1.0, whole genome shotgun sequence, the following proteins share a genomic window:
- the opn7d gene encoding opsin 7, group member d, which translates to MGNASDTSVVFNSSISEEQDILMGSLYSVFCILSLMGNCTLLLVAYHKRSTLKPAEFFIINLSISDLGMTLSLFPLAIPSSLTHRWLFGEIVCQLYAMCGVLFGLCSLTNLTALSLVCCLKVCFPSHGNKFSSSHARLLVVGVWCYASVFAVGPLAHWGHYGPEPYGTACCIDWHAPNHELSALSYIVCLFVFCYALPCTIIFLSYTFILLTVRGSRQAIQQHVSQQTKTTSAHALIVKLSVAVCVGFLGAWTPYAAVAMWAAFGDATRVPANAFALAAVLAKTSTIYNPMVYLLCKPNFRECLYRDTSMLRQRIYRGSPQSEPKERFGLTSQRNTDMNISMRFSNGQQESYGACLHCTETAAACHLTAPQRTACVLTGSSYTDVTVSQLSTKPQADFL; encoded by the exons ATGGGAAATGCTTCAGACACATCTGTTGTGTTTAACTCCAGCATCTCCGAGGAGCAGGACATCCTCATGGGTTCACTCTACAGCGTCTTTT GTATACTGTCCCTCATGGGCAACTGCACTCTGCTGCTTGTTGCATATCACAAGCGGTCGACCCTGAAGCCAGCTGAGTTCTTCATCATCAATCTTTCCATCAGTGACCTTGGGATGACCCTCTCTTTATTCCCACTGGCGATACCATCATCTTTGACACACAG GTGGCTGTTTGGAGAAATCGTCTGTCAGCTCTATGCAATGTGCGGAGTACTGTTTGGTCTATGCAGCTTGACCAACCTCACAGCCCTGTCCTTAGTGTGCTGCCTTAAAGTCTGCTTCCCCAGCCATG GTAACAAGTTCTCCTCGTCACACGCCCGCCTCCTGGTCGTCGGAGTGTGGTGTTACGCGTCTGTGTTTGCCGTAGGGCCCTTGGCACATTGGGGACATTACGGCCCCGAACCTTACggcacagcctgctgcattgactGGCATGCACCCAACCACGAGCTTTCAGCTTTGTCTTACATTGTCTGCCTTTTCGTCTTTTGCTATGCACTGCCCTGCACCATCATCTTCCTCTCCTACACTTTCATTCTGCTGACAGTGCGAGGGTCACGCCAGGCCATCCAGCAGCATGTGTCACAACAGACCAAGACCACCAGTGCACACGCTCTCATTGTCAAG CTGTCAGTAGCAGTATGTGTAGGCTTCCTGGGTGCCTGGACTCCATATGCTGCGGTGGCCATGTGGGCTGCTTTTGGAGACGCCACACGGGTTCCTGCTAATGCATTTGCCCTCGCCGCCGTGTTGGCCAAGACTTCCACTATCTACAACCCTATGGTCTACCTGCTGTGTAAGCCAAACTTCCGCGAGTGTCTCTACAGAGACACGTCTATGTTACGACAGAGGATCTACAGGGGAAGCCCCCAGTCCGAACCGAAAGAACGTTTCGGGTTGACCTCGCAGCGCAACACGGACATGAACATCTCCATGCGTTTCTCAAATGGACAGCAGGAGAGCTATGGGGCGTGTCTGCACTGCACCGAGACTGCAGCCGCCTGTCATTTGACCGCACCCCAAAGGACTGCCTGCGTCCTGACAGGTTCCAGCTACACAGACGTGACAGTTAGCCAGCTCTCTACGAAACCACAGGCTGATTTTCTCTAG
- the rad21l1 gene encoding double-strand-break repair protein rad21-like protein 1 isoform X3, which translates to MMFYTQLFTSKRGPLAKIWLAAHWERKLTKAHVFECNLETTIKDIISPKMKIGLRTSGHLLIGVVRIYSKKAKYLLADCNDALVKIKMAFRPGQTDLPVEGLEATLKAITLIEDFTAFDAQLPKLSNTDVVDHFSLNQCRSEEITLKEDYGNGFLNMVDFADESQSHHGGLMDMTFQSLTQHGDAFGDEDRGFDLLDFLTNPTDNVESTDFIPEEPQHENPEISALNHQQDADKKMMVTPTQSETTLLANEEEAFALEPVTITPNSEKKRGKRKRRLVVDQSKELTNDFIREQLSDYSDLVAPLDMAPPTLQLMQWKESGSADKLFAQPCTTVATPQIKELFAKSIFQGKYYGVCEDAEMMRQDGQEVQRDISALTTDNLSIVDSSIDPERTHNTELTDPYHINDNQRGNYSELAQDENESEFTHPELPSEDSMFVHPSCIQQETQSTSLHTQPGL; encoded by the exons ATGATGTTCTACACTCAACTCTTCACATCCAAGCGGGGGCCTCTGGCCAAAATCTGGCTAGCAGCGCACTGGGAAAGGAAACTCACAAAGGCCCACGTATTTGAATGTAATTTAGAAACAACAATCAAAGACATAATTTCCCCAAAG ATGAAAATTGGTTTGCGGACATCTGGTCATCTGCTCATTGGTGTGGTCAGGATCTACTCCAAGAAAGCGAAGTATCTCCTGGCAGACTGCAATGATGCCCTGGTTAAAATTAAAATGGCATTCAGGCCAG GTCAGACAGATTTGCCCGTAGAGGGGCTTGAGGCAACACTAAAAGCAATTACCTTGATCGAAGATTTCACTGCCTTTGATGCCCAGCTACCAAAACTAAG TAACACAGATGTCGTGGACCACTTTTCACTGAACCAGTGTCGATCAGAGGAAATCACTCTGAAGGAGGATTATGGAAATGGCTTTCTGAACATGGTAGATTTTG CAGATGAGTCCCAGAGCCACCATGGTGGGCTAATGGATATGACATTCCAGAGCCTGACTCAACATGGAGATGCTTTTGGGGATGAGGATAGAGGATTCGACCTACTTG ACTTTCTGACAAACCCCACTGATAATGTTGAGTCCACCGACTTCATCCCTGAAGAGCCTCAACATGAAAATCCAGAGATCTCTGCACTCAATCATCAACAAG ATGCTGACAAAAAGATGATGGTGACCCCTACACAGAGTGAGACCACCCTGCTCGCCAATGAGGAGGAGGCCTTTGCCCTTGAACCTGTGACCATCACTC CAAATTCAGAGAAAAAGAGGGGAAAGAGGAAACGCAGGTTGGTTGTGGACCAGTCTAAAGAGCTAACCAATGACTTCATCAGAGAGCAGCTTTCTGACTATTCAGATCTGGTTGCCCCATTGGACATGGCCCCACCAACCCTGCAGCTCATGCAGTGGAAGGAGAGCGGAAGTGCAGACAAACTCTTTGCACAGCCATGTACCACTGTAGCAACTCCACAGATAAAGGAG CTCTTTGCCAAGAGTATTTTCCAGGGGAAGTATTATGGTGTGTGTGAGGACGCTGAGATGATGCGCCAGGATGGACAAGAAG TTCAGAGGGACATAAGCGCCCTCACCACAGACAACCTCAGTATCGTAGATTCATCAATAGATCCAGAAAGAACCCACAACACTGAGCTGACAGACCCATATCACATAAATGACAATCAACGTGGGAATTACTCCGAGCTGGCACAA GATGAAAACGAGTCGGAGTTCACTCATCCAGAACTTCCATCAGAAGACTCCATGTTTGTCCATCCGTCTTGCATACAGCAGGAGACTCAGTCAACTTCCCTCCACACTCAG